One Ranitomeya variabilis isolate aRanVar5 chromosome 5, aRanVar5.hap1, whole genome shotgun sequence DNA window includes the following coding sequences:
- the LOC143776224 gene encoding mitochondrial inner membrane protease ATP23 homolog, with protein MEGDRAAHRDHGCPPSADRNSWESRGEAHHKCHKMLQMAMETSPYARLLLDAMTRSGCTVSQDRHFSCEDCDGSVSGGFDADTSEIVLCQNNIHNQPHMDRVVTHELIHAFDHCRAHVDWFNNIRHLACSEIRAANLSGDCSLSNEISRFNFGLKQHHQACVRDRALRSILAVRQISREAAEKAVNEVFESCFNDHEPFGRIPHCARDADMAHRDFKNRARHYSNL; from the exons ATGGAGGGAGACAGGGCGGCCCATAGAGACCACGGCTGCCCCCCGTCCGCGGACAGGAACAGCTGGGAGAGCAGGGGCGAAGCCCACCACAAGTGCCACAAGATGCTGCAGATGGCCATGGAGACGA GTCCATACGCCAGGCTCCTTTTAGATGCCATGACGAGGTCTGGTTG CACAGTTTCCCAAGATCGACATTTTTCCTGTGAGGATTGTGATGGATCAGTAAGTGGAGGCTTTGATGCTGATACGTCTGAA ATTGTGTTGTGCCAGAATAATATCCACAATCAGCCACACATGGACCGCGTGGTGACACACGAGCTGATTCACGCATTTGACCACTGCCGTGCACATGTAGATTGGTTTAACAACATTCGCCATTTAGCATGCTCGGAG ATCAGAGCTGCCAATCTCAGTGGAGACTGCTCACTTAGTAATGAAATTAGCCGCTTTAACTTTGGCTTGAAACAGCATCATCAG GCCTGTGTCAGAGACCGCGCTCTCCGCTCCATATTGGCAGTCCGGCAGATCAGTCGGGAGGCAGCAGaaaaagccgtaaatgaagtgtttgaATCGTGCTTTAATGACCATGAACCATTTGGTCGAATCCCTCATTGCGCAAGAGATGCTGATATGGCGCACAGAGATTTTAAAAACCGAGCAAGACATTACTCAAACCTTTGA
- the LOC143773724 gene encoding lamina-associated polypeptide 2, isoforms alpha/zeta-like, with protein MSNMRTMIREEVQASVSGLMTPQPSQPDKKRMRDSDSSSEGALSDSELENEEFKDPPGRGKKYLFSSADTDELLGAVRHTMQIEEPPASCSIQDEMFGGLRAQTSKVFPVNAHIRGMILEEWEEAEKRLIIPKDFKLRLPFDPAEVKDWEDVPKIDVPLARVSKRTAIPFEDSSNLKEAMDRKADSLLKRAWESSAAVMRANIAATSVARSMHLWVDDLADQLSSKTPRETILKSLPLLKMGTDFLADASAETVRFTARNQSLSNAARRAIWLKNWSGDVHSKNKLCAIPFSGGRVFGPVLDDILEKASDDKKGFPEDKRKKFQPFRRPRYNQKSDYRGKGKQGRWSYPKGGESRTKNKESTFSGSTPSYHRK; from the exons atgtctaacatgcgGACTATGATCAGGGAGGAGGTACAGGCATCAGTCTCGGGCTTAATGACCCCTCAACCCTCACAGCCAGATAAGAAGAGAATGAGGGATTCGGACTCTTCATCTGAAGGGGCCTTGTCCGATTCAGAGCTGGAGAACGAGGAGTTTAAAGACCCTCCCGGCAG GGggaaaaaatacttattttcctctgcgGACACCGACGAGCTCCTGGGCGCAGTAAGGCACACCATGCAAATTGAAGAGCCGCCAGCCTCTTGTTCAATccaagatgaaatgtttggcggattacgagcccagacctcaaaagtcttccccgtcaacgcTCATATTCGTGGAATGATTCTGGAGGAATGGGAGGAGGCGGAAAAACGCCTAATCATTCCTAAAGACTTTAAGCTACGCCTCCCTTTTGATCCAGCGGAGGTCAAAGACTGGGAGGATGTCCCTAAAATAGACGTTCCCTTAGCCAGAGTCTCCAAAAGAACTGCAATACCCTTTGAGGACTCATCTAATTTAAAGGAGGCTATGGATAGGAAGGCAGACAGTCTCCTAAAACGAGCCTGGGAGAGCTCAGCAGCTGTAATGCGTGCGAACATAGCAGCAACTTCAGTAGCACGGTCTATGCACCTATGGGTGGACGACCTAGCGGACCAGCTTTCCTCTAAAACCCCTAGAGAAACAATATTAAAATCCCTTCCCCTCCTTAAAATGGGTACAGATTTCTTAGCAGATGCGTCGGCGGAAACAGTAAGGTTTACGGCTAGGAATCAATCCCTATCaaacgcggccagaagagccatctggctcAAGAACTGGTCCGGGGACGTTcattccaaaaataagctctgcgcCATACCATTTTCAGGGGGAAGAGTATTCGGTCCGGTactagatgacatcttagagaaagcgtcagatgataaaaaggggttcccagaggacaaacgTAAAaaatttcagccctttcggagaccaCGTTATAATCAAAAAAGTGATTATAGGGGGAAAGGGAAACAAGGCAGGTGGAGTTACCCAAAGGGCGGAGAATCCAGAACCAAGAATAAGGAATCCACCTTTTCAGGTTCAACACCGagctaccatagaaaatga